The Lactuca sativa cultivar Salinas chromosome 2, Lsat_Salinas_v11, whole genome shotgun sequence genome includes a window with the following:
- the LOC111915407 gene encoding transcription factor tasR, whose amino-acid sequence MDLKFLVAIVVGLLIFTSHIVCGRKIIGEEMKIIGYGEATNKSCDSKTSVSCGVRPIIPGGKIKRSGKAMPKASTNVSMGDDTGSTNEEPIIGIKKNKMPINSRYNVSLGDVFNTNGQYSSQMPNNGMQNNQNEQTGGGGGGGGGGGNGGGGGGGGGGRK is encoded by the coding sequence ATGGATCTTAAGTTTTTAGTGGCTATAGTTGTGGGGCTTTTAATTTTCACATCTCATATTGTTTGTGGTAGAAAAATTATTGGAGAGGAGATGAAAATCATTGGATATGGTGAGGCTACTAATAAGAGTTGTGACTCAAAAACAAGTGTATCATGCGGTGTTCGCCCTATAATACCTGGAGGAAAGATCAAACGAAGTGGTAAAGCAATGCCCAAGGCAAGTACGAATGTAAGTATGGGTGATGATACTGGGTCGACCAATGAAGAGCCTATCATTGGAATTAAGAAAAACAAAATGCCAATTAATTCAAGGTATAATGTTTCCCTTGGCGATGTATTTAATACCAATGGACAATATTCCAGTCAAATGCCAAACAATGGCATGCAGAACAATCAAAATGAACAAACggggggaggaggaggagggggaGGCGGTGGAGGAAATGGTGGCGGTGGAGGTGGCGGAGGCGGCGGACGAAAATGA